A single region of the Hylaeus volcanicus isolate JK05 chromosome 5, UHH_iyHylVolc1.0_haploid, whole genome shotgun sequence genome encodes:
- the LOC128877460 gene encoding ral GTPase-activating protein subunit beta isoform X3 has product MNLGVFNRVNLKDSQGGMYSEWASLSVLVQQGSEESQSVLEKFSPGAGKEVALSIVRQLAANLGITQAAEPSLLCTDKEVQWCMEVICFGLSLPLAEHDTVRDCVNVYCEWLSALYSTPKICVPRPIIDDPNFYARKIISHFHNLFVPRKGEVWPFLYQDLGTDTINRQAVLCHRVLRTLQQIARGSATLERETWESLLLFLIGINDALLAPPATREDAGEQLCERVLGVLLEVWLVACERNFPSPPLWRTLRESCLRWRHRLALVEQWNRVCLALTARLLQIMYGPMFPELKISEEDSQLVPPTMSDEAVAQAWYRLLRTIGDPVDLCRPAVVSQTQAFLQYAIASPNVIDPCQHPCLQSLPQIFLKAIKGIAGQVDAFLVTNVLGVSQACCWEECCISTIASGSASIGSGGVGWDRSSGKDSTQPSPTPPTQRRLAKSFSVTPSAVTKGIPKASLIGLTTSRVSSTPPMLISNSGPSSASSTASMGSLVQDIRPPLAPSRPKCNSILHLFGEWLFEAAFIGTDGWSQNLPQPSGATKRPSSVLVEGPSSLQETINDVPPTLCIDRYESGRAEALGALCRIFCAKKTGEEILPVYLARFYQAMNHGLKVDESRECGETLASILLNSADLFRLDLNGVQVLVPAVISALETVLPEKDLKLKSNIVSKPDLRRASIHLLISMLALPLHFQNLIIKEMPTFSGSMITEKSHVTFAQLKSRLMNLLINALQVETDSQNTHMLLGALLLSVQDSAAAEEVEQVTQPDTVVHDSTVNLLSSVTSDSASQISISSDQRSLGEASDIATLQEDCIAFDSAHALFVRATYLVCHRLISSWKTDLNISLAALEILSGLARTRIRETDALECKRAVKWLCDYIAYQCWRPPPAHSKDLHSSIVAAFSCLTTWLTAHPQLLQDKDCLTTVLEVVELGVSGTKSVGKPGEPIKMKDEKELKPASMRVRDAADALLTVILEQVGYFPSACGAQSLSSLLDEVSLLRHCNSWTGGSVPRQAAVERFRYFVAENATILALLEEPLGNDQDPQPTVTVLIRGPFGRHAWTMQLRHLPRHRSSIRSVNTNPGRPLPLAEAAPRTDYKPRFFPDNVDRIPHCKVDESIPSLEAVMNDNNVVRNEHQILSQLLERQMNIESKYDGNDKIYEEKTEECAPPQICHEFQTARLFLSHFGFLNMEPKQNDESRNSGLSAIDPTIPGFCSDLETLDNISPRTCDTVYIFYVKAGQKTSTEILSNVLHETNVSPNFLEFLNSLGWPVSVSAHAGWTGHISTSWRVTPHLNVPQPAHSDHGGALYNGDTRVLYWADVSSEIAFVVPTQSNNMVNSDSLEETSYSSDISANQVWFERSISEHTNSRNYGTGQNIIQNSRAMSLDLEKQPPSLTGSSPSSSSSTDPVKPRRTTKQVLPIQTDIKIMVVWLESLEDYTQFPIGDLLPCTYTGLEQTRVIQPSDVQVIFLQALSSGLMRVRLQGPVSRINLATPLIDGMVVSRRVLGTLVRQTALNMGRRKRLDNDSYHPPHVRRRLKIQEIVQKYRKNLTDPELLTLLFSSTQTYQV; this is encoded by the exons ATGAATTTAGGCGTATTTAACAGAGTTAATCTTAAG GATTCCCAAGGAGGAATGTATTCCGAATGGGCTTCTCTAAGTGTTTTAGTTCAACAAGGCTCGGAGGAGAGTCAAAGCGTTCTCGAAAAGTTTTCTCCTGGAGCAGGGAAAGAAGTTGCCTTGTCCATTGTACGTCAGCTTGCTGCCAATCTTGGCATTACACAGGCAGCCGAACCTAGTCTATTGTGTACAGATAAAGAAGTACAATGGTGTATGGAAGTAATATGTTTTGGATTGTCGTTACCTTTGGCTGAACATGACACTGTTAGGGATTGCGTTAATGTCTATTGCGAGTGGTTGTCTGCATTATATTCTACACCAAAGATTTGTGTACCCAGACCAATCATAGATGATCCTAATTTTTATGccagaaaaataataagtcattttcataatttatttgttccaCGGAAAGGGgaag TCTGGCCATTTTTATATCAGGATTTAG ggACAGATACAATTAATCGACAAGCTGTTTTGTGTCACAGAGTGCTTAGAACATTACAACAAATTGCAAGAGGCTCTGCAACTTTAGAAAGAGAAACTTGggaaagtttattattatttctcattGGAATTAATGATGCACTTTTAGCACCCCCAGCAACAAGAGAAGATGCTGGAGAGCAATTGTGTGAAAGAGTTTTAGGAGTATTATTAGAG GTATGGTTAGTAGCATGTGAACGTAATTTTCCTTCTCCACCATTATGGCGTACTTTACGGGAGTCTTGCCTTCGATGGCGACACAGATTAGCATTGGTAGAGCAATGGAATCGTGTTTGTCTTGCCCTTACAGCAagacttttacaaattatgtATGGTCCCATGTTtccagaattaaaaataa gCGAAGAAGATTCCCAACTTGTACCACCTACAATGTCAGATGAAGCTGTTGCACAAGCATGGTATAGACTTTTACGAACTATAGGTGATCCAGTAGACTTGTGTAGACCTGCTGTTGTTTCGCAGACACAAGCATTTTTACAGTATGCCATTGCTAGTCCAAATGTCATAGATCCATGTCAGCATCCATGTTTACAAAGTttaccacaaatatttttaaaggcCATAAAAGGTATAGCAGGACAAGTCGATGCTTTTCTTG TCACAAATGTTTTAGGAGTTTCACAGGCATGTTGCTGGGAAGAATGTTGTATATCCACCATCGCGTCTGGATCTGCTAGTATTGGAAGTGGAGGTGTAGGGTGGGACAGATCAAGTGGAAAGGATTCAACACAGCCTTCTCCTACACCTCCAACACAACGCAGACTTGCCAAAAGTTTCAGTGTAACACCTTCTGCAGTGACTAAGG GAATTCCAAAAGCTTCCTTAATTGGTTTAACAACAAGTCGTGTTTCAAGTACTCCACCTATGTTAATATCTAATTCAGGACCTTCATCTGCCTCAAGCACAGCAT CTATGGGTTCTCTAGTTCAAGATATTAGGCCTCCTTTAGCTCCAAGCCGTCCAAAATGTAACAGTATATTGCATCTTTTTGGAGAGTGGTTATTTGAAGCTGCATTTATAGGCACTGATGGATGGTCGCAAAATTTACCGC AACCATCTGGTGCAACAAAACGTCCGTCTTCTGTACTTGTTGAGGGTCCTAGTTCATTACAAGAAACAATTAACGATGTTCCACCAACACTTTGTATAGATCGTTATGAATCTGGAAGAGCAGAAGCTTTAGGTGCACTATGCAGAATATTTTGTGCTAAAAAAACTGGTGAAGAAATCTTACCCGTTTATCTAGCTAGATTTTATCAAGCAATGAATCATGGCCTTAAAGTTGAcgaa TCTCGAGAATGTGGCGAAACGTTAGCAagcattcttttaaattctgcGGATTTATTCCGCTTGGATTTAAATGGCGTGCAGGTATTGGTACCTGCAGTGATATCGGCTTTAGAAACAGTATTACCAGAAAAAGATTTGAAACTTAAATCTAATATAGTATCAAAGCCAGATCTTCGGAGAGCCtcgatacatttattaatatcaatgcTAGCATTACCTCTTCACTTCCAA aatCTTATTATCAAGGAAATGCCAACATTTTCAGGTTCAATGATCACAGAAAAAAGTCATGTAACATTTGCACAATTGAAATCAAGACTTATGAATTTGCTTATTAATGCATTACAAGTTGAAACTGACTCCCAAAATACACACATGTTATTAG GAGCTCTTTTATTGAGCGTACAAGACTCGGCAGCAGCAGAAGAAGTTGAACAAGTTACACAACCAGATACTGTAGTACATGATTCTACAGTCAATTTATTATCATCAG TCACCAGCGATTCAGCCAGTCAAATAAGTATATCCAGTGATCAACGATCGCTCGGCGAAGCCTCTGATATTGCAACTCTTCAAGAGGATTGTATTGCATTCG ATTCAGCTCACGCTCTTTTCGTGCGAGCAACGTACTTAGTTTGCCACAGATTAATATCATCATGGAAaacagatttaaatatttctttggcagctcttgaaatattatctgGATTAGCAAGAACACGCATTCGTGAAACAG ATGCTTTGGAATGTAAACGTGCTGTAAAGTGGCTCTGTGATTACATCGCATATCAATGTTGGCGTCCCCCGCCAGCTCATTCAAAAGATCTTCACTCTTCTATTGTTGCTGCTTTTAGTTGTTTGACAACTTGGTTAACAGCTCATCCACAGTTATTGCAA GATAAGGATTGTCTGACAACAGTTTTAGAAGTAGTTGAGCTCGGAGTATCAGGAACCAAAAGTGTAGGAAAACCTGGAGaaccaattaaaatgaaagatgaaaaagaattaaagcCAGCATCTATGCGCGTCAGAGATGCTGCTGATGCACTTCTTACAGTCATCCTAGAACAG gTTGGTTATTTCCCAAGTGCATGTGGAGCGCAGTCATTATCATCTTTATTGGATGAAGTGTCACTTCTGCGACATTGTAACAGTTGGACTGGTGGGTCCGTGCCGCGTCAAGCAGCAGTTGAAAgatttcgatatttcgttGCCGAAAATGCTACTATATTAGCTTTATTAGAAGAACCTCTTGGGAATGATCAAGATCCACAGCCTACTGTGACTGTATTAATACGTGGCCCATTTGGTAGGCATGCGTGGACAATGCAACTTCGACATTTGCCAAGGCACAGATCCAGTATAAGAAGTGTAAATACAAACCCTGGCCGACCACTACCATTGGCAGAAGCAGCACCGCGAACAGATTATAAGCCTAGATTCTTTCCCGATAATGTTGATCGTATTCCTCATTGTAAAGT GGATGAATCCATACCAAGTCTTGAAGCAGTCATGAACGATAACAATGTAGTAAGAAACGAACATCAAATTTTGTCGCAGTTATTAGAACGtcaaatgaatattgaatcAAAATATGATGGAAACGATAaaatttacgaagaaaaaacaGAGGAATGCGCACCACCTCAAATTTGTCATGAATTTCAAACTGCGCGTCTTTTTTTAAGTCATTTTGGTTTTCTAAATATGGAACCTAAACAAAACGATGAATCTAGAAACAGTGGCCTTAGTGCTATTGATCCAACCATTCCAGGATTTTGTTCAGATTTAGAAACTTTGGATAACATTAGCCCAAGAACGTGTgatactgtatatatattttatgtgaaaGCTGGTCAAAAAACttcaacagaaatattatCCAATGTG CTTCACGAAACAAATGTTTCGCCAAactttttggaatttttaaattctcttgGATGGCCAGTCTCAGTATCAGCACATGCAGGTTGGACAGGTCACATTTCTACTTCATGGAGAGTGACACCACATTTAAATGTACCACAGCCAGCTCATAGTGATCACGGTGGAGCTCTTTACAATGGTGATACTCGTGTATTATACTGGGCAGACGTTAGCTCAGAAATTGCTTTTGTTGTGCCAACTCAATCAAATAATATGGTAAATTCAGACTCATTAGAGGAAACAAGTTATTCTAGTGACATCAGTGCGAATCAAG TCTGGTTCGAAAGAAGCATTAGTGAACATACTAACTCTCGAAACTATGGAACAGgtcaaaatataatacaaaactCTCGAGCAATGTCACTTGATTTAGAAAAACAGCCTCCTAGTTTAACAGGATCCAGTCCTTCTAGTTCCTCTAGTACAGACCCAGTTAAACCACGAAGAACAACTAAACAAGTCTTACCTATACAaactgatattaaaattatggtTGTTTGGCTTGAAAGTTTAGAGGATTACACTCAATTTCCAATTg GTGATCTTCTCCCTTGCACTTATACTGGTCTTGAACAAACTAGGGTGATACAGCCATCAGATGTTCAAGTAATTTTTCTTCAGGCTCTTAGTAGTGGATTAATGAGAGTTAGATTGCAAGGTCCAGTTTCTAGAATCAATTTAGCTACTCCCTTAATTGATGGTATGGTTGTGTCTAGAAGAGTATTAGGAACACTTGTTAGGCAAACAGCACTAAATATGGGACGTAGGAAAAGGCTCGACAACGATAG TTATCACCCGCCACACGTACGTAGGCGTCTAAAGATTCaagaaattgtacaaaaatataggaaaaatTTAACTGATCCAGAGTTATTAACACTGCTATTCAGCAGTACTCAAACTTatcaagtttaa
- the LOC128877460 gene encoding ral GTPase-activating protein subunit beta isoform X1, whose amino-acid sequence MNLGVFNRVNLKDSQGGMYSEWASLSVLVQQGSEESQSVLEKFSPGAGKEVALSIVRQLAANLGITQAAEPSLLCTDKEVQWCMEVICFGLSLPLAEHDTVRDCVNVYCEWLSALYSTPKICVPRPIIDDPNFYARKIISHFHNLFVPRKGEVWPFLYQDLGTDTINRQAVLCHRVLRTLQQIARGSATLERETWESLLLFLIGINDALLAPPATREDAGEQLCERVLGVLLEVWLVACERNFPSPPLWRTLRESCLRWRHRLALVEQWNRVCLALTARLLQIMYGPMFPELKISEEDSQLVPPTMSDEAVAQAWYRLLRTIGDPVDLCRPAVVSQTQAFLQYAIASPNVIDPCQHPCLQSLPQIFLKAIKGIAGQVDAFLVTNVLGVSQACCWEECCISTIASGSASIGSGGVGWDRSSGKDSTQPSPTPPTQRRLAKSFSVTPSAVTKGIPKASLIGLTTSRVSSTPPMLISNSGPSSASSTASMGSLVQDIRPPLAPSRPKCNSILHLFGEWLFEAAFIGTDGWSQNLPQPSGATKRPSSVLVEGPSSLQETINDVPPTLCIDRYESGRAEALGALCRIFCAKKTGEEILPVYLARFYQAMNHGLKVDESRECGETLASILLNSADLFRLDLNGVQVLVPAVISALETVLPEKDLKLKSNIVSKPDLRRASIHLLISMLALPLHFQNLIIKEMPTFSGSMITEKSHVTFAQLKSRLMNLLINALQVETDSQNTHMLLGALLLSVQDSAAAEEVEQVTQPDTVVHDSTVNLLSSVTSDSASQISISSDQRSLGEASDIATLQEDCIAFDSAHALFVRATYLVCHRLISSWKTDLNISLAALEILSGLARTRIRETARKLTDALECKRAVKWLCDYIAYQCWRPPPAHSKDLHSSIVAAFSCLTTWLTAHPQLLQDKDCLTTVLEVVELGVSGTKSVGKPGEPIKMKDEKELKPASMRVRDAADALLTVILEQVGYFPSACGAQSLSSLLDEVSLLRHCNSWTGGSVPRQAAVERFRYFVAENATILALLEEPLGNDQDPQPTVTVLIRGPFGRHAWTMQLRHLPRHRSSIRSVNTNPGRPLPLAEAAPRTDYKPRFFPDNVDRIPHCKVDESIPSLEAVMNDNNVVRNEHQILSQLLERQMNIESKYDGNDKIYEEKTEECAPPQICHEFQTARLFLSHFGFLNMEPKQNDESRNSGLSAIDPTIPGFCSDLETLDNISPRTCDTVYIFYVKAGQKTSTEILSNVLHETNVSPNFLEFLNSLGWPVSVSAHAGWTGHISTSWRVTPHLNVPQPAHSDHGGALYNGDTRVLYWADVSSEIAFVVPTQSNNMVNSDSLEETSYSSDISANQVWFERSISEHTNSRNYGTGQNIIQNSRAMSLDLEKQPPSLTGSSPSSSSSTDPVKPRRTTKQVLPIQTDIKIMVVWLESLEDYTQFPIGDLLPCTYTGLEQTRVIQPSDVQVIFLQALSSGLMRVRLQGPVSRINLATPLIDGMVVSRRVLGTLVRQTALNMGRRKRLDNDSYHPPHVRRRLKIQEIVQKYRKNLTDPELLTLLFSSTQTYQV is encoded by the exons ATGAATTTAGGCGTATTTAACAGAGTTAATCTTAAG GATTCCCAAGGAGGAATGTATTCCGAATGGGCTTCTCTAAGTGTTTTAGTTCAACAAGGCTCGGAGGAGAGTCAAAGCGTTCTCGAAAAGTTTTCTCCTGGAGCAGGGAAAGAAGTTGCCTTGTCCATTGTACGTCAGCTTGCTGCCAATCTTGGCATTACACAGGCAGCCGAACCTAGTCTATTGTGTACAGATAAAGAAGTACAATGGTGTATGGAAGTAATATGTTTTGGATTGTCGTTACCTTTGGCTGAACATGACACTGTTAGGGATTGCGTTAATGTCTATTGCGAGTGGTTGTCTGCATTATATTCTACACCAAAGATTTGTGTACCCAGACCAATCATAGATGATCCTAATTTTTATGccagaaaaataataagtcattttcataatttatttgttccaCGGAAAGGGgaag TCTGGCCATTTTTATATCAGGATTTAG ggACAGATACAATTAATCGACAAGCTGTTTTGTGTCACAGAGTGCTTAGAACATTACAACAAATTGCAAGAGGCTCTGCAACTTTAGAAAGAGAAACTTGggaaagtttattattatttctcattGGAATTAATGATGCACTTTTAGCACCCCCAGCAACAAGAGAAGATGCTGGAGAGCAATTGTGTGAAAGAGTTTTAGGAGTATTATTAGAG GTATGGTTAGTAGCATGTGAACGTAATTTTCCTTCTCCACCATTATGGCGTACTTTACGGGAGTCTTGCCTTCGATGGCGACACAGATTAGCATTGGTAGAGCAATGGAATCGTGTTTGTCTTGCCCTTACAGCAagacttttacaaattatgtATGGTCCCATGTTtccagaattaaaaataa gCGAAGAAGATTCCCAACTTGTACCACCTACAATGTCAGATGAAGCTGTTGCACAAGCATGGTATAGACTTTTACGAACTATAGGTGATCCAGTAGACTTGTGTAGACCTGCTGTTGTTTCGCAGACACAAGCATTTTTACAGTATGCCATTGCTAGTCCAAATGTCATAGATCCATGTCAGCATCCATGTTTACAAAGTttaccacaaatatttttaaaggcCATAAAAGGTATAGCAGGACAAGTCGATGCTTTTCTTG TCACAAATGTTTTAGGAGTTTCACAGGCATGTTGCTGGGAAGAATGTTGTATATCCACCATCGCGTCTGGATCTGCTAGTATTGGAAGTGGAGGTGTAGGGTGGGACAGATCAAGTGGAAAGGATTCAACACAGCCTTCTCCTACACCTCCAACACAACGCAGACTTGCCAAAAGTTTCAGTGTAACACCTTCTGCAGTGACTAAGG GAATTCCAAAAGCTTCCTTAATTGGTTTAACAACAAGTCGTGTTTCAAGTACTCCACCTATGTTAATATCTAATTCAGGACCTTCATCTGCCTCAAGCACAGCAT CTATGGGTTCTCTAGTTCAAGATATTAGGCCTCCTTTAGCTCCAAGCCGTCCAAAATGTAACAGTATATTGCATCTTTTTGGAGAGTGGTTATTTGAAGCTGCATTTATAGGCACTGATGGATGGTCGCAAAATTTACCGC AACCATCTGGTGCAACAAAACGTCCGTCTTCTGTACTTGTTGAGGGTCCTAGTTCATTACAAGAAACAATTAACGATGTTCCACCAACACTTTGTATAGATCGTTATGAATCTGGAAGAGCAGAAGCTTTAGGTGCACTATGCAGAATATTTTGTGCTAAAAAAACTGGTGAAGAAATCTTACCCGTTTATCTAGCTAGATTTTATCAAGCAATGAATCATGGCCTTAAAGTTGAcgaa TCTCGAGAATGTGGCGAAACGTTAGCAagcattcttttaaattctgcGGATTTATTCCGCTTGGATTTAAATGGCGTGCAGGTATTGGTACCTGCAGTGATATCGGCTTTAGAAACAGTATTACCAGAAAAAGATTTGAAACTTAAATCTAATATAGTATCAAAGCCAGATCTTCGGAGAGCCtcgatacatttattaatatcaatgcTAGCATTACCTCTTCACTTCCAA aatCTTATTATCAAGGAAATGCCAACATTTTCAGGTTCAATGATCACAGAAAAAAGTCATGTAACATTTGCACAATTGAAATCAAGACTTATGAATTTGCTTATTAATGCATTACAAGTTGAAACTGACTCCCAAAATACACACATGTTATTAG GAGCTCTTTTATTGAGCGTACAAGACTCGGCAGCAGCAGAAGAAGTTGAACAAGTTACACAACCAGATACTGTAGTACATGATTCTACAGTCAATTTATTATCATCAG TCACCAGCGATTCAGCCAGTCAAATAAGTATATCCAGTGATCAACGATCGCTCGGCGAAGCCTCTGATATTGCAACTCTTCAAGAGGATTGTATTGCATTCG ATTCAGCTCACGCTCTTTTCGTGCGAGCAACGTACTTAGTTTGCCACAGATTAATATCATCATGGAAaacagatttaaatatttctttggcagctcttgaaatattatctgGATTAGCAAGAACACGCATTCGTGAAACAG CAAGGAAACTTACAG ATGCTTTGGAATGTAAACGTGCTGTAAAGTGGCTCTGTGATTACATCGCATATCAATGTTGGCGTCCCCCGCCAGCTCATTCAAAAGATCTTCACTCTTCTATTGTTGCTGCTTTTAGTTGTTTGACAACTTGGTTAACAGCTCATCCACAGTTATTGCAA GATAAGGATTGTCTGACAACAGTTTTAGAAGTAGTTGAGCTCGGAGTATCAGGAACCAAAAGTGTAGGAAAACCTGGAGaaccaattaaaatgaaagatgaaaaagaattaaagcCAGCATCTATGCGCGTCAGAGATGCTGCTGATGCACTTCTTACAGTCATCCTAGAACAG gTTGGTTATTTCCCAAGTGCATGTGGAGCGCAGTCATTATCATCTTTATTGGATGAAGTGTCACTTCTGCGACATTGTAACAGTTGGACTGGTGGGTCCGTGCCGCGTCAAGCAGCAGTTGAAAgatttcgatatttcgttGCCGAAAATGCTACTATATTAGCTTTATTAGAAGAACCTCTTGGGAATGATCAAGATCCACAGCCTACTGTGACTGTATTAATACGTGGCCCATTTGGTAGGCATGCGTGGACAATGCAACTTCGACATTTGCCAAGGCACAGATCCAGTATAAGAAGTGTAAATACAAACCCTGGCCGACCACTACCATTGGCAGAAGCAGCACCGCGAACAGATTATAAGCCTAGATTCTTTCCCGATAATGTTGATCGTATTCCTCATTGTAAAGT GGATGAATCCATACCAAGTCTTGAAGCAGTCATGAACGATAACAATGTAGTAAGAAACGAACATCAAATTTTGTCGCAGTTATTAGAACGtcaaatgaatattgaatcAAAATATGATGGAAACGATAaaatttacgaagaaaaaacaGAGGAATGCGCACCACCTCAAATTTGTCATGAATTTCAAACTGCGCGTCTTTTTTTAAGTCATTTTGGTTTTCTAAATATGGAACCTAAACAAAACGATGAATCTAGAAACAGTGGCCTTAGTGCTATTGATCCAACCATTCCAGGATTTTGTTCAGATTTAGAAACTTTGGATAACATTAGCCCAAGAACGTGTgatactgtatatatattttatgtgaaaGCTGGTCAAAAAACttcaacagaaatattatCCAATGTG CTTCACGAAACAAATGTTTCGCCAAactttttggaatttttaaattctcttgGATGGCCAGTCTCAGTATCAGCACATGCAGGTTGGACAGGTCACATTTCTACTTCATGGAGAGTGACACCACATTTAAATGTACCACAGCCAGCTCATAGTGATCACGGTGGAGCTCTTTACAATGGTGATACTCGTGTATTATACTGGGCAGACGTTAGCTCAGAAATTGCTTTTGTTGTGCCAACTCAATCAAATAATATGGTAAATTCAGACTCATTAGAGGAAACAAGTTATTCTAGTGACATCAGTGCGAATCAAG TCTGGTTCGAAAGAAGCATTAGTGAACATACTAACTCTCGAAACTATGGAACAGgtcaaaatataatacaaaactCTCGAGCAATGTCACTTGATTTAGAAAAACAGCCTCCTAGTTTAACAGGATCCAGTCCTTCTAGTTCCTCTAGTACAGACCCAGTTAAACCACGAAGAACAACTAAACAAGTCTTACCTATACAaactgatattaaaattatggtTGTTTGGCTTGAAAGTTTAGAGGATTACACTCAATTTCCAATTg GTGATCTTCTCCCTTGCACTTATACTGGTCTTGAACAAACTAGGGTGATACAGCCATCAGATGTTCAAGTAATTTTTCTTCAGGCTCTTAGTAGTGGATTAATGAGAGTTAGATTGCAAGGTCCAGTTTCTAGAATCAATTTAGCTACTCCCTTAATTGATGGTATGGTTGTGTCTAGAAGAGTATTAGGAACACTTGTTAGGCAAACAGCACTAAATATGGGACGTAGGAAAAGGCTCGACAACGATAG TTATCACCCGCCACACGTACGTAGGCGTCTAAAGATTCaagaaattgtacaaaaatataggaaaaatTTAACTGATCCAGAGTTATTAACACTGCTATTCAGCAGTACTCAAACTTatcaagtttaa